Proteins encoded by one window of Cystobacter ferrugineus:
- a CDS encoding GXWXG domain-containing protein — protein MDGLLKTFGWYGKAFVTPDDVHPLLFRRGGSVVSTACR, from the coding sequence ATGGACGGCCTGTTGAAGACCTTTGGTTGGTATGGCAAGGCCTTCGTCACGCCTGACGACGTGCACCCGCTGCTGTTTCGCCGTGGCGGCAGCGTCGTCAGCACAGCATGCCGATGA
- a CDS encoding LysR family transcriptional regulator — protein MELRHVRYFLAVAEEENFTRAAVRVGIGQPPLSQQIRALERELGTPLFRRLPHGAQLTEAGEAFLPEARAMLAQAERAVRAAQRAARGEVGQLRVGFTGSAAFCPLVPAVVRAFRRAHPEVEFSLEEANTTTLLERLAGEELDAAFIRPGRANPQGVRVYSLLEEPMWAVLPSSHPLAQAGAVALAALAREPFVLFPRSAGASLFDEVLSACQRAGFEPNLVQEVSQLASVGNLVAAELGVSVVPASMAQVRVPGVEYLPLVGDAPVARLALATRLDEDSGGVRQFVTLAEAEGRRGPG, from the coding sequence ATGGAACTGCGCCACGTCCGATATTTCCTGGCGGTCGCCGAGGAGGAGAACTTCACCCGGGCCGCGGTGCGGGTGGGCATCGGCCAGCCGCCGCTCAGCCAGCAGATCCGCGCCCTGGAGCGGGAACTGGGCACGCCCCTGTTCCGCCGTCTGCCCCACGGCGCGCAGCTCACCGAGGCGGGCGAGGCCTTCCTGCCCGAGGCGCGGGCGATGCTCGCGCAGGCGGAGCGGGCGGTGCGGGCGGCCCAGCGCGCGGCCCGGGGCGAGGTGGGCCAGCTCCGGGTTGGCTTCACCGGCTCGGCGGCCTTCTGTCCGCTCGTGCCGGCGGTGGTGCGGGCCTTCCGGCGCGCCCATCCCGAGGTCGAGTTCTCCCTGGAGGAGGCGAACACGACGACGCTCCTCGAGCGCCTGGCGGGAGAGGAGCTGGATGCGGCCTTCATCCGGCCCGGGCGCGCGAATCCCCAGGGGGTCCGGGTGTATTCGCTGCTCGAGGAACCCATGTGGGCCGTCCTGCCCTCGAGCCACCCCCTGGCCCAGGCCGGAGCCGTCGCGCTCGCCGCGCTGGCGCGCGAGCCGTTCGTGCTCTTTCCCCGGAGCGCCGGGGCCAGTCTCTTCGACGAGGTGCTCTCCGCGTGCCAGCGCGCGGGCTTCGAGCCGAACCTCGTCCAAGAGGTGTCCCAGCTCGCCTCGGTGGGCAATCTCGTCGCGGCGGAGCTGGGCGTCTCGGTGGTGCCGGCCTCCATGGCCCAGGTGCGGGTGCCGGGCGTCGAGTACCTCCCCCTGGTGGGCGATGCGCCCGTCGCGAGGCTCGCGCTCGCGACCCGGTTGGACGAGGACTCGGGAGGCGTGCGCCAGTTCGTCACCCTCGCGGAGGCGGAGGGCCGCCGCGGCCCGGGTTGA
- a CDS encoding Imm26 family immunity protein, giving the protein MRPTHKPGSFWRIPLPGGSFGYGRVLEWHFDAFYDYRTTEPDADLDRIASKPVLFRIMVKYPYPKSWELIGWREIEEHLTQPIVQFNMEVGPLRRCWIFDTLGNEREVSPQECIGLEPASVWESHGVEERLLDAFMGRPNDSLVRMWKELE; this is encoded by the coding sequence ATGAGGCCAACGCATAAACCAGGTTCATTCTGGAGAATTCCCCTCCCAGGCGGCTCCTTCGGCTATGGAAGGGTTCTCGAATGGCATTTCGATGCCTTCTACGATTACAGGACCACCGAGCCGGATGCGGACCTGGACAGGATCGCATCGAAGCCCGTTCTTTTCAGGATCATGGTCAAGTATCCATACCCGAAGTCATGGGAACTCATTGGGTGGAGAGAGATTGAGGAGCACCTGACGCAACCCATTGTCCAATTCAACATGGAGGTGGGCCCACTCCGGCGATGTTGGATTTTCGACACCCTTGGCAATGAGAGAGAGGTGTCCCCCCAAGAGTGTATTGGGCTCGAGCCAGCGTCTGTTTGGGAATCCCACGGTGTCGAGGAACGTCTGCTCGATGCCTTCATGGGGCGGCCCAACGACAGTCTGGTGCGCATGTGGAAGGAGTTGGAGTAG
- a CDS encoding RNA polymerase sigma factor yields MKPKSPLARTADAPAASSSAGESDEELMARFCQGDARAFDVLFQRYARPIHGYLARMTGQVAAAEDLSQQTFLSLVKARGRFQEGSRVKPWLYAIATNAARDWQRRKRPEELTDEGELPAQVASEHGGPRDLGLENAVQRALAQLPEGQRIPIVLHRFEGMGFAEIAESMGLTESAVKVRAHRGYARLRELLSALGQEAKE; encoded by the coding sequence GTGAAACCCAAGTCTCCCCTGGCGCGTACCGCCGATGCACCGGCCGCTTCATCCTCCGCCGGAGAATCAGACGAGGAATTGATGGCGCGCTTCTGCCAGGGTGATGCACGGGCCTTCGACGTCCTCTTCCAGCGCTATGCGCGGCCCATCCACGGCTACCTGGCGCGGATGACGGGCCAGGTGGCCGCGGCCGAGGACCTGTCCCAGCAGACGTTCCTGTCGCTGGTGAAGGCGCGCGGGCGCTTCCAGGAGGGCTCGCGGGTGAAGCCGTGGCTGTACGCCATCGCCACCAACGCGGCGCGCGACTGGCAGCGGCGCAAGCGTCCCGAGGAGCTGACGGACGAGGGAGAGCTGCCCGCCCAGGTCGCCTCGGAGCACGGCGGCCCCCGGGACCTGGGCCTGGAGAACGCCGTGCAGCGGGCGCTCGCCCAGTTGCCCGAGGGACAGCGCATCCCCATCGTCCTGCACCGCTTCGAGGGGATGGGCTTCGCGGAGATCGCCGAGTCGATGGGGCTGACGGAGTCGGCGGTCAAGGTCCGTGCCCACCGGGGCTACGCGCGGCTGCGCGAGTTGCTGTCCGCCCTCGGACAGGAGGCGAAGGAATGA
- a CDS encoding putative DNA-binding domain-containing protein, which translates to MKLREFFGAITPFLQGEASHREAVQALYGVPAQARVTDARRLALYGRMCQRHRFEVLEGLYPHCVRAVRDRQGEEGWAALVEAYYRAHPMRAAELNANGAHLPEFLTHYAPAKGLPEWLPELADVEWWEWEVLVAPDREQEGPRPCLASTVDLRPYRHDLVEWMDAEPSARADAPEPRASLVLFWRDPEGNFRRGNASALELHVIKAVHAGKGLDATAAEAGLPVEDLEATRAELIASGVLLGFAAP; encoded by the coding sequence ATGAAGCTGCGCGAGTTCTTCGGCGCCATCACGCCTTTTCTCCAGGGCGAGGCCTCGCACCGGGAGGCGGTCCAGGCCCTCTATGGCGTACCCGCGCAAGCGCGGGTCACGGATGCCCGGCGGCTGGCCCTCTACGGGCGCATGTGCCAACGCCATCGTTTCGAGGTGCTCGAGGGGCTCTACCCGCACTGCGTGCGCGCGGTGCGCGATCGCCAGGGAGAGGAGGGCTGGGCCGCGCTCGTGGAGGCGTATTACCGCGCCCACCCCATGCGCGCCGCCGAGCTCAACGCCAATGGTGCCCACCTTCCGGAGTTCCTCACCCACTACGCACCCGCGAAAGGTCTGCCCGAGTGGCTGCCAGAGCTGGCGGACGTGGAGTGGTGGGAGTGGGAAGTGCTCGTCGCTCCGGATCGCGAGCAGGAGGGGCCACGCCCCTGTCTGGCCTCGACGGTGGACCTGCGGCCCTACCGCCATGATCTGGTGGAATGGATGGACGCCGAGCCCTCCGCGCGCGCGGACGCTCCCGAGCCTCGCGCGAGCCTCGTCCTCTTCTGGCGCGATCCCGAGGGAAACTTCCGACGGGGCAATGCCAGCGCCCTCGAGTTGCACGTGATCAAGGCCGTTCACGCGGGGAAGGGACTCGACGCGACCGCCGCGGAGGCGGGCCTCCCGGTGGAGGACCTGGAAGCCACGCGGGCCGAGCTCATCGCCTCGGGCGTGCTCCTCGGATTCGCGGCCCCCTGA
- a CDS encoding DUF2381 family protein, with protein sequence MPCSLAVEFPCCPPRGAVLLAALLAGAAQAAEPPPVPRCAATARFDLAAESPKGALGVCVSADEPTTLVFDSLLPPGAVEMLPDNRSIGVAQGDDFVTVNPRRGFLPGERVKVTVRFADGAAPASATFWLVGHGGLGARRVEVFRQPRPPDVLKKERDEAQAEARQCQEDKARLLAEREEPGGLMGAAWLEGAGVVASMKLGFLTKPPANALGLDEARSYSYTPTGETHPASVAVRLRLLNPGAEPWTLAGAALVDSAGEQVELARWTLAPIPANGAGAVVVGIKGERAQLGCPCTLKLWEATGPRTFTLGNVEFPVSQQSGP encoded by the coding sequence TTGCCGTGCTCTTTGGCGGTTGAGTTTCCGTGCTGCCCCCCTCGCGGTGCCGTCCTGCTGGCCGCCTTGCTCGCTGGTGCTGCGCAAGCCGCAGAGCCTCCCCCCGTCCCCCGCTGCGCCGCGACGGCTCGCTTTGACTTGGCGGCGGAGTCCCCGAAGGGGGCCCTCGGCGTGTGCGTCAGCGCGGACGAGCCGACGACGCTCGTCTTTGATTCACTCTTGCCGCCGGGAGCCGTGGAAATGCTGCCGGACAATCGCTCCATAGGTGTTGCGCAGGGGGATGACTTCGTGACCGTGAATCCCAGGCGGGGATTTTTGCCGGGGGAGCGCGTCAAGGTGACGGTGCGCTTCGCGGATGGTGCGGCCCCGGCCAGTGCGACCTTTTGGCTGGTGGGGCATGGTGGACTCGGGGCGCGAAGGGTGGAGGTTTTCCGCCAGCCGCGCCCGCCCGACGTGCTCAAGAAAGAGCGTGACGAAGCACAGGCCGAAGCGCGCCAGTGCCAGGAGGACAAAGCGCGGCTTCTGGCCGAGCGTGAGGAGCCGGGCGGACTCATGGGTGCCGCGTGGCTGGAGGGGGCCGGGGTCGTGGCGTCCATGAAGCTTGGCTTCCTGACGAAGCCGCCAGCCAACGCGCTCGGGCTGGATGAAGCCCGAAGCTACAGCTACACGCCCACGGGCGAGACCCACCCGGCAAGCGTGGCTGTGCGGCTGCGCCTCTTGAACCCCGGCGCCGAGCCCTGGACACTGGCGGGGGCGGCGCTGGTGGACTCGGCGGGGGAGCAGGTGGAGCTTGCCCGTTGGACACTGGCGCCCATCCCCGCGAATGGTGCCGGTGCCGTCGTGGTGGGCATCAAGGGGGAGCGCGCGCAGCTCGGCTGCCCCTGCACCCTCAAGCTGTGGGAAGCAACCGGGCCGCGCACCTTCACCCTCGGGAACGTCGAGTTCCCGGTGAGCCAGCAGTCGGGGCCCTGA
- a CDS encoding DUF5953 family protein gives MRLGLTGTPLDLDNPAHLDALKRAYERFPEIGGRAAP, from the coding sequence GTGCGCCTCGGGCTCACGGGCACGCCGCTCGACTTGGACAACCCCGCGCACCTGGACGCGCTCAAACGGGCATACGAGCGCTTCCCGGAAATTGGCGGGCGCGCAGCCCCTTGA
- a CDS encoding LysM peptidoglycan-binding domain-containing protein, translating into MPQYIVQPQDTLIGIAAKRLGNANRWPEIASLNRLAHPNFLLVGQQLELPGAQSLMPSPLFATKQSTNSWAEMASLNGLWGYTPVSSPSLGTKQSNQAQTPATLAWARGSLFVVFEQLSEMSGKVIRKVAVIPKDFSLLPANLLGKITPAEHAMALKPASSQFLSTSQKVFGAPSINGAPLLIDLAKAEAAGAKIVPMEQLVTELKQFAAQNPGAKSRVDKLIDIIQTVEGEVLIEGKVNGKAVSKLSAAHSAYVRSAEELWGKSASKQITKAQLEAELKALEGAFGKAKHIGRIGRALTVVGVIFTVKDVADATQRSINQKSYKPLAAESIRQVGGWGGAIAGAKAGFAVGALFGIETGPGAVITGALGAVIVGGAAYYGFDLLADKLSPNSGQPCTQEKKSDHHGFNTPRWIHGGAVGVKEQAKSGYCKPGYRSGKPWVTQRKRSTSSVGHLPRMIGEPMSRSFGNKRGSPPAKAILRILLKLAGHGFKRGL; encoded by the coding sequence ATGCCCCAGTACATCGTTCAACCCCAAGACACGTTGATCGGCATCGCCGCGAAGAGGCTTGGCAACGCGAACCGCTGGCCGGAGATTGCCAGCTTGAATAGACTCGCCCATCCAAACTTCCTCTTGGTTGGCCAGCAACTCGAGTTGCCGGGTGCGCAGTCACTTATGCCCAGTCCACTCTTCGCCACGAAGCAATCCACGAACAGCTGGGCAGAGATGGCCAGCTTGAATGGGCTCTGGGGATATACGCCTGTGTCGAGCCCATCCCTCGGCACGAAGCAGTCCAATCAGGCTCAAACTCCAGCAACACTTGCGTGGGCTCGGGGTTCCTTGTTCGTCGTGTTCGAGCAACTGTCCGAGATGAGTGGAAAGGTCATCAGAAAGGTTGCGGTGATCCCCAAGGATTTTTCGCTCTTGCCCGCGAACCTTCTGGGGAAGATCACCCCAGCTGAGCATGCGATGGCCCTGAAGCCAGCGAGCAGCCAGTTCCTCTCGACAAGTCAGAAGGTGTTCGGAGCCCCATCCATCAATGGCGCTCCTCTTCTAATTGACCTCGCCAAAGCCGAGGCGGCAGGTGCCAAGATTGTCCCGATGGAGCAACTCGTCACTGAACTCAAGCAGTTTGCTGCTCAGAACCCGGGGGCTAAATCTCGAGTGGACAAGCTCATCGACATCATCCAGACCGTCGAAGGGGAAGTCCTGATCGAAGGAAAGGTGAATGGCAAGGCCGTCAGCAAATTGTCAGCCGCGCATAGTGCGTACGTCCGCAGTGCCGAAGAGCTGTGGGGAAAATCTGCTTCCAAGCAGATCACGAAAGCTCAGCTTGAAGCAGAACTCAAAGCCCTCGAAGGCGCATTCGGCAAGGCCAAGCATATCGGCAGAATTGGGCGTGCGCTGACAGTCGTGGGTGTCATCTTCACCGTCAAGGACGTCGCCGACGCCACCCAGCGCTCGATCAATCAGAAGTCGTATAAGCCTTTGGCTGCCGAGTCCATCCGTCAGGTGGGCGGATGGGGGGGCGCTATCGCTGGTGCCAAGGCTGGCTTTGCGGTCGGTGCCTTGTTTGGCATCGAGACTGGGCCTGGCGCGGTCATCACAGGCGCACTCGGTGCAGTCATTGTCGGAGGCGCGGCATATTACGGATTTGATCTGCTCGCAGATAAGCTCTCGCCTAATTCGGGTCAACCATGCACACAGGAGAAGAAATCAGACCACCATGGATTCAATACCCCGAGGTGGATCCATGGTGGGGCGGTTGGCGTCAAGGAACAAGCGAAAAGTGGCTATTGCAAACCTGGCTACCGTTCTGGCAAGCCCTGGGTGACGCAGCGCAAGAGGAGTACCTCCAGCGTTGGCCACCTCCCACGGATGATTGGCGAACCTATGTCACGGTCTTTTGGAAATAAGAGGGGTTCACCGCCAGCAAAGGCAATCCTGAGAATTCTCTTGAAGCTCGCGGGACATGGCTTCAAACGAGGGCTCTGA
- a CDS encoding DUF692 domain-containing protein: MPTSIQGIGLGLRRAYARELLATDRRIDWLEVTPENWVGFGGERARILHACAERWPLVSHSVSLSLGGPDPLDAPLLDSLEALRQQTDFAWWSDHLCYSSANGVHFQDLLPLPFSEEAVEHTASRIREAQQRVDAPLLVENISYYAHMPGGEFDDATFVRSVVERSGCGLLLDVNNVYVNAVNHGFAPRAFIDAMPLERVRQLHIAGHTRQDDGLIIDTHIGPIIDEVWDLYRYTLRRAGRLIPTLVEWDQDLPPLDEVLDELERARAHAHAALGVPEDAR; the protein is encoded by the coding sequence ATGCCCACCTCCATCCAAGGCATTGGTCTCGGTCTGCGCCGCGCCTACGCGCGAGAGTTGCTCGCGACGGACAGACGAATCGACTGGCTGGAAGTCACACCGGAGAACTGGGTGGGGTTTGGAGGCGAGCGCGCCCGGATCCTCCACGCGTGCGCCGAGCGCTGGCCCCTGGTGTCCCACAGCGTGAGTCTTTCGCTGGGAGGCCCGGATCCACTCGATGCCCCGTTGCTCGACTCCCTCGAGGCACTTCGCCAGCAGACGGACTTCGCGTGGTGGAGCGATCACCTCTGCTACTCATCGGCCAACGGAGTGCACTTCCAGGACCTACTGCCCCTGCCCTTCAGTGAAGAGGCCGTCGAGCACACCGCGAGCCGCATCCGCGAGGCGCAGCAACGGGTGGACGCGCCGCTGCTCGTGGAGAACATCTCCTATTATGCGCACATGCCCGGCGGCGAATTCGACGACGCGACCTTCGTCCGCTCCGTGGTGGAGCGCTCGGGCTGTGGGTTGTTGCTCGACGTCAACAACGTCTATGTGAACGCCGTCAACCACGGCTTCGCGCCCCGCGCCTTCATCGATGCCATGCCCCTGGAGCGCGTGCGTCAGCTGCACATCGCGGGGCACACGCGGCAGGACGACGGGTTGATCATCGACACGCACATCGGGCCCATCATCGACGAGGTCTGGGATCTGTACCGCTACACGCTGCGGCGGGCCGGACGGCTCATCCCGACCCTGGTGGAATGGGACCAGGACCTCCCCCCGCTGGACGAAGTCCTGGACGAGCTGGAGCGCGCTCGCGCGCATGCCCACGCGGCACTTGGCGTGCCGGAGGACGCACGATGA
- a CDS encoding NrsF family protein, with protein MSAECTRVLDALGQPLSPELAAHADGCAGCQALLEGFDALESLPVPGAARPPPDLEPVRAVALEALAAQPKATPWTSEAWKLGGLYTGMMALVTLVFAAKDLLCNTAPLGVVVGLAVLLLLSMGGALWVALAPARRLGWLGVGTGAVGVALLVVLGGSGLANPNRGFVEGCVSCVRTGALFSLLPLVATLGMLRRMAFHAVRAVAAGLAAGAVGLLLLHVHCPDGSPGHLAVSHVGPWFVLGALAPWVRARLRTTHHAP; from the coding sequence ATGAGCGCCGAGTGCACGCGCGTGCTGGATGCCCTGGGCCAACCCCTCTCGCCGGAGCTCGCCGCGCATGCGGACGGCTGCGCCGGGTGCCAGGCCCTGCTCGAGGGCTTCGACGCGCTGGAGTCCCTGCCCGTCCCGGGGGCCGCTCGGCCTCCCCCCGACCTGGAGCCCGTGCGAGCCGTTGCCCTGGAAGCGCTGGCGGCACAGCCCAAGGCGACTCCCTGGACGTCCGAGGCCTGGAAGCTCGGGGGCCTGTACACGGGCATGATGGCGCTCGTGACGCTCGTCTTCGCGGCGAAGGACCTCCTGTGCAACACGGCGCCCCTCGGGGTGGTGGTGGGGCTGGCCGTCCTCCTGCTGCTGTCCATGGGTGGCGCGCTCTGGGTGGCGCTGGCACCCGCGCGGCGCCTGGGCTGGCTCGGGGTGGGCACCGGCGCGGTGGGCGTGGCGCTGCTGGTCGTGCTGGGCGGCTCGGGGCTCGCCAACCCCAACAGGGGCTTTGTCGAGGGGTGCGTCTCCTGCGTGCGCACGGGGGCGCTCTTCTCGCTCCTGCCCCTCGTCGCCACCCTGGGCATGCTGCGCCGCATGGCCTTCCACGCCGTCCGGGCGGTGGCCGCGGGACTGGCCGCGGGCGCGGTGGGCTTGCTCCTCCTGCACGTGCACTGCCCCGATGGGAGCCCCGGGCACCTGGCCGTCTCCCATGTGGGGCCCTGGTTCGTGCTGGGCGCGCTCGCCCCCTGGGTGCGAGCCCGTCTGCGCACCACCCACCACGCCCCCTGA
- a CDS encoding oxidoreductase, with amino-acid sequence MSPSDSKTFLITGVSSGFGRAFARAALEAGHTVVGTVRGEETRAAFEALEPRRARALVLDVTDFDAIGPAVARVEREVGALDVLVNNAGYGHEGPLEETSLEDMRRQFDVNVFGAVAMIKAVLPAMRQRRAGHIVNVTSMGGFITMPGISSYCGSKFALEGISEVLAKEVKGFGIRVTALAPGSFRTDWAGRSMIRAPRRIPDYDALFEPIRKAREEKSGQQAGDPAKAARALLKLVAAENPPVHLLLGRDALKLVREKLQALSEEISAWEDVTRSTDFD; translated from the coding sequence ATGAGCCCTTCAGACAGCAAGACATTCCTCATCACGGGCGTGAGCTCGGGTTTCGGCCGGGCCTTCGCCCGGGCGGCGCTCGAGGCGGGCCACACCGTGGTGGGCACGGTGCGCGGGGAAGAGACCCGCGCGGCGTTCGAGGCGCTGGAGCCCCGGAGGGCTCGGGCCCTCGTCCTGGACGTCACGGACTTCGACGCCATCGGGCCAGCCGTGGCCCGGGTGGAGCGGGAGGTGGGCGCCCTCGACGTGCTCGTGAACAACGCGGGCTACGGCCACGAGGGGCCGCTGGAGGAGACCTCGCTGGAGGACATGCGCCGGCAGTTCGACGTCAACGTCTTCGGCGCGGTGGCGATGATCAAGGCCGTGCTGCCCGCCATGCGCCAGCGGCGCGCGGGGCACATCGTCAATGTCACCTCGATGGGCGGCTTCATCACGATGCCCGGCATCTCCTCCTACTGCGGGAGCAAGTTCGCGCTCGAGGGCATCTCCGAGGTGCTGGCCAAGGAGGTGAAAGGCTTTGGCATCCGCGTCACGGCGCTCGCCCCCGGCTCCTTCCGGACCGACTGGGCCGGACGCTCGATGATCCGCGCGCCCCGCCGCATCCCCGACTATGACGCCCTGTTCGAGCCCATCCGCAAGGCACGCGAGGAGAAGAGTGGCCAACAGGCGGGAGATCCCGCCAAGGCGGCGCGAGCCCTGCTGAAGCTCGTGGCGGCGGAGAACCCACCGGTCCACCTGCTGTTGGGCCGCGACGCGCTGAAGCTGGTCCGCGAGAAGCTCCAGGCCTTGAGCGAGGAGATCTCGGCCTGGGAGGACGTCACGCGCTCGACCGACTTCGACTGA
- a CDS encoding transposase: MLERGVGPHHVGNHPEHGLHAIFPGRARHALHRQRQVLAHQGRASGAPDLQRLARVVCWPEIDFELWYADATRFELLPVVSSMWRRRGSRHWIPTPGRNVRVAVCGAIRFPTRQFLFTHQSRTVTTALFLPLLERLVRRAKRTGRRIVLVIDNGVPFNSRLSRTALEAAIPHVRTFWLPKYTSETLNWIENFWDHIKDTYFSRMLTEEREAFYPDAIRLLRRLRHSGRLAPLALRVTPERI, translated from the coding sequence GTGCTTGAGCGCGGCGTTGGCCCGCACCACGTCGGGAATCACCCGGAGCACGGCCTCCATGCAATCTTCCCGGGTCGCGCGAGACATGCGCTCCACCGTCAGCGCCAGGTGCTCGCGCACCAAGGCAGGGCCTCCGGGGCACCAGACCTCCAGCGTCTCGCGAGAGTAGTGTGTTGGCCGGAAATAGACTTCGAGCTGTGGTACGCCGACGCCACCCGATTCGAGTTGTTGCCGGTCGTATCCTCGATGTGGCGACGCCGAGGCAGTCGGCACTGGATACCCACCCCGGGCCGAAACGTCCGAGTCGCCGTCTGCGGAGCCATCCGGTTTCCCACCAGACAGTTTCTCTTTACCCACCAGTCCAGGACAGTCACCACGGCCCTCTTTCTACCTCTGCTCGAGCGGCTCGTACGACGAGCAAAGCGCACCGGGCGACGCATCGTGCTCGTCATCGACAACGGCGTCCCCTTCAACTCCCGCCTCTCCCGGACCGCCCTTGAGGCAGCCATACCCCATGTGCGCACCTTCTGGTTGCCGAAGTACACTTCCGAGACTCTGAATTGGATTGAGAACTTCTGGGACCACATCAAGGATACTTACTTCAGCCGGATGCTCACTGAGGAGCGCGAGGCGTTCTACCCAGATGCCATCCGGTTGCTACGAAGGTTGCGCCACTCAGGTCGGCTGGCTCCCTTGGCTCTCCGAGTTACCCCTGAACGGATTTAA
- a CDS encoding ankyrin repeat domain-containing protein, which yields MSKELFTAIEQHDTSRVKALLVAGADPNEPQPEPPGLRPLQVAIYELSDGGELDVLLALLEHGADVNAWDVERDRTPLLVAACEDELAAVEALVKAGADPNVCSRDGITPLRTSAEVGNLDMASLLLGAGATRTINDWGGLTGYTALGHAARRLDLPMIKLLLDAGADPKAPDEDGRPAHYRLPPRAESDSQTWDAAFELLGGAKDRMPL from the coding sequence ATGTCGAAAGAACTCTTCACAGCGATCGAGCAGCACGATACGTCCCGGGTCAAGGCTCTGCTGGTTGCGGGGGCCGATCCGAACGAGCCGCAGCCGGAGCCGCCGGGGTTGCGTCCGCTGCAAGTGGCCATTTACGAACTCTCCGATGGGGGCGAACTCGACGTGCTCCTGGCGCTCCTTGAGCACGGCGCGGACGTCAACGCGTGGGATGTCGAGCGGGACAGGACCCCCTTGTTGGTAGCGGCCTGCGAAGACGAATTGGCGGCAGTCGAAGCGCTCGTGAAGGCGGGGGCCGATCCCAACGTGTGCAGCCGCGACGGCATCACGCCGCTGCGGACGTCTGCGGAGGTTGGCAATCTGGACATGGCCTCGCTCCTCCTGGGCGCGGGGGCGACTCGGACGATCAACGACTGGGGAGGGCTGACCGGATACACCGCGCTCGGGCACGCGGCACGCCGGCTGGACCTTCCGATGATCAAGCTGCTTCTCGACGCGGGCGCCGATCCGAAGGCCCCGGACGAGGACGGTCGACCCGCCCACTACCGTCTGCCGCCGCGCGCTGAATCCGATTCCCAGACGTGGGACGCCGCGTTCGAGTTGCTCGGAGGAGCGAAGGACCGCATGCCGTTGTAG